One stretch of Sphingomonas rosea DNA includes these proteins:
- the wecB gene encoding non-hydrolyzing UDP-N-acetylglucosamine 2-epimerase: MPHTSVMLLVGTRPEAIKLAPVAEALVARKMRVILAFTGQHPNLDPAAYGLGNLPALRLRCRSQDDPRLHAEAVAATLAPHLRGEGRPALLIVQGDTSSALGGALAAEAAGVPLGHVEAGLRSHDPSLPWPEEGNRVAIDRLASLLFAPTADNAANLADEGLGGEVHVTGNTAIDALFAVLGHLPPRRAESGGLPHLLVTCHRRENWGTAFTPIAMALTELARSPWLKIDVVLHGNPAVASSARLLLGGHPRLRLIPPMDHRSMIGAMRSAQLVLSDSGGIQEEAPALGVPLLVLRSKTERPEGIASGNSILVGCDRDRIVSEVRRLLDDGAAYRAMAVPALPFGDGKAAPRIAAIVEEWLVRQRGRHAAHVA, translated from the coding sequence GTGCCGCACACCTCAGTCATGCTTCTGGTCGGGACCCGTCCCGAGGCGATCAAGCTGGCGCCCGTCGCCGAGGCCCTTGTCGCGCGCAAGATGCGGGTGATCCTCGCCTTCACCGGCCAGCATCCCAACTTGGACCCGGCCGCTTACGGTCTCGGCAACCTGCCGGCCCTTCGACTTCGCTGTCGTTCTCAGGACGATCCGCGGCTCCACGCCGAGGCGGTCGCGGCCACGCTTGCCCCGCACCTGCGCGGTGAAGGCCGGCCCGCCCTGCTCATCGTGCAGGGCGATACGTCGAGCGCGCTCGGCGGCGCGCTGGCCGCCGAAGCCGCCGGGGTGCCGCTCGGCCATGTCGAGGCGGGGCTGCGCAGCCACGACCCGTCGCTGCCCTGGCCCGAGGAAGGAAATCGCGTCGCGATCGACCGGCTCGCCAGCCTGCTCTTCGCCCCCACCGCCGACAACGCAGCCAACCTCGCCGACGAAGGGCTTGGCGGCGAGGTGCACGTCACCGGTAATACTGCGATCGACGCCCTGTTCGCGGTGCTCGGCCACCTTCCGCCGCGCAGGGCCGAGAGCGGCGGGCTTCCGCACCTCCTCGTCACCTGCCACCGCCGCGAGAATTGGGGCACGGCCTTTACTCCGATCGCCATGGCGCTGACCGAACTCGCCCGCTCCCCCTGGCTCAAGATCGACGTGGTGCTGCACGGCAATCCCGCCGTCGCCTCGTCCGCGCGGCTGCTGCTTGGCGGCCATCCGCGCCTCCGGCTCATCCCGCCCATGGATCATCGCAGCATGATCGGCGCGATGCGCTCGGCGCAGCTTGTGCTGAGCGATTCGGGCGGAATCCAGGAAGAAGCCCCCGCACTCGGCGTTCCGCTCCTCGTCCTGCGCAGCAAGACCGAGCGACCCGAAGGAATCGCCAGCGGCAACAGCATCCTCGTCGGCTGCGACCGCGACCGGATCGTAAGCGAAGTCCGCCGCCTGCTCGACGACGGCGCGGCCTACCGGGCGATGGCGGTGCCGGCGCTGCCCTTCGGCGACGGCAAGGCCGCCCCGCGCATCGCGGCGATCGTCGAGGAATGGCTGGTCCGCCAACGCGGGCGGCATGCAGCGCACGTCGCCTGA